A genomic stretch from Candidatus Angelobacter sp. includes:
- the lipA gene encoding lipoyl synthase, with product METTSKPRPRLPEWLRIKLPTSDTFAHTRSLLDELKLHTVCESAKCPNHWECWSKGTATFMIAGDRCTRACSFCAVTTAKPFALEADEPGRVAEATRRMRLKHVVITAVARDDLADGGAEHFCRTIEAVRALNPGIVIEVLVPDFNDRDASIDAVLAAKPDIFNHNLETVRRLTPAVRHRATYDRSLSVLRKVKDRRGRTIYTKSGLMLGLGESDGEVFEAMRDLRGAGCDILTLGQYLQPTLKHLPVAEFVPPAKFAEHKQAAERAGFMHVASGPMVRSSYHADEFRLPMSAKD from the coding sequence ATGGAAACTACTTCAAAGCCTCGCCCGCGTCTGCCGGAATGGCTGCGCATCAAGCTGCCGACTTCAGACACCTTTGCGCACACGCGCAGTCTGCTCGACGAGTTGAAATTGCACACCGTCTGCGAAAGCGCCAAATGTCCGAATCATTGGGAATGCTGGAGCAAAGGCACGGCGACGTTCATGATCGCCGGTGACCGTTGCACCCGCGCTTGCAGCTTCTGCGCAGTCACCACCGCCAAACCGTTCGCGCTTGAAGCCGACGAACCCGGGCGCGTCGCCGAAGCCACGCGCCGCATGCGGCTCAAGCATGTCGTCATCACCGCCGTGGCACGCGATGATCTGGCGGACGGTGGCGCGGAACACTTCTGCCGGACAATCGAAGCGGTGCGCGCGTTAAATCCCGGAATCGTCATCGAAGTGCTCGTTCCAGATTTCAACGACCGTGACGCGTCCATAGACGCCGTGCTCGCCGCGAAACCAGACATTTTCAATCACAACCTCGAAACTGTCCGCCGGTTGACGCCAGCGGTGCGGCATCGCGCGACTTACGACCGTTCGCTGAGCGTGCTTCGCAAGGTGAAAGATCGCCGCGGCCGGACGATTTACACCAAGTCTGGCCTGATGCTCGGGCTTGGTGAATCCGACGGAGAAGTATTCGAGGCGATGAGAGATTTGCGTGGCGCCGGATGCGACATTCTCACGCTGGGGCAATACCTTCAACCGACATTGAAGCATTTGCCGGTGGCCGAGTTCGTCCCGCCCGCGAAGTTCGCTGAACATAAACAGGCCGCGGAGCGGGCCGGCTTCATGCACGTGGCGAGCGGGCCTATGGTGCGCAGCTCGTATCACGCGGACGAATTCCGTTTGCCCATGTCCGCGAAGGACTGA
- a CDS encoding glutaredoxin family protein codes for MYQSSKVRLFIKPYCGWCRQAMDWLDDNDIQYETLDVIADEKAYEEMYRLSGQTLAPVIDVDGRVLADFGAKELAGFWKKLEKS; via the coding sequence ATGTATCAATCCAGCAAAGTCCGCCTCTTTATCAAGCCGTATTGCGGCTGGTGCCGGCAGGCGATGGACTGGCTCGATGACAACGACATTCAATACGAGACGCTGGACGTGATCGCCGATGAGAAGGCTTACGAGGAAATGTACCGGCTCTCCGGCCAGACGCTCGCGCCGGTGATTGATGTGGACGGCCGGGTCCTCGCCGACTTCGGAGCGAAAGAGCTGGCGGGGTTTTGGAAAAAGCTGGAAAAGAGTTGA